A genomic segment from Bosea sp. OAE506 encodes:
- the guaD gene encoding guanine deaminase — translation MSQTSPLCALRGRLLWFVADPHDVGEAAHRYVADGVLVIEGGVIRAVGAAEDILPTLPAGTQITDHRPHLIMPGFIDAHLHMPQTQVIASYGAQLMDWLNRYTFVEEQRLAQQGHPEKLATFLLDELLANGTTTAVIYCSVHPQSAEALFAESERRNTRMIAGKVMMDRNAPEALTDTAESSYADSKALIERWHGKGRQLYAITPRFVVTSTPEQMEAAGRLAAEHPDCHVQTHINENRAEIALANELYPEPGDYAGIYQHYGLIGPKSLLGHCIHMTDREWRRFAETGTVAVFCPTSNLFLGSGLFDWARARAEGVPVAVATDIGGGTSYSMLRTMSEAYKVLQLQGQSLSAFAALHAITLGNAKALKLDHLIGSLEPGHEADIVVLDAGAQRAMAHRLETARDLAEELFVLVTLGDERNVVGTYVMGERVERPPCSTH, via the coding sequence TTGAGCCAGACCAGCCCCCTTTGCGCCCTGCGCGGCCGCCTTTTGTGGTTCGTGGCCGATCCGCACGATGTCGGCGAGGCGGCGCATCGTTATGTCGCGGATGGGGTGCTGGTGATCGAGGGCGGCGTCATTCGTGCCGTCGGCGCGGCGGAGGACATCCTGCCGACCCTGCCGGCGGGGACGCAGATCACCGACCACCGCCCGCATCTTATCATGCCCGGCTTCATCGACGCCCATCTGCACATGCCGCAGACGCAGGTGATCGCCTCCTATGGCGCCCAGTTGATGGACTGGCTCAACCGCTACACCTTCGTCGAGGAGCAGCGTCTGGCGCAACAGGGCCACCCCGAAAAGCTCGCGACCTTCCTGCTCGATGAATTGCTGGCCAACGGCACGACGACGGCGGTGATCTACTGCTCCGTGCATCCGCAATCGGCGGAAGCGCTGTTTGCCGAATCCGAGCGCCGCAACACCCGCATGATCGCCGGCAAGGTGATGATGGACCGCAATGCGCCCGAGGCGCTCACCGATACAGCCGAGAGCAGCTATGCCGACTCGAAGGCGCTGATCGAGCGCTGGCACGGCAAGGGCCGCCAGCTTTACGCCATCACCCCGCGCTTCGTGGTGACCTCGACGCCGGAGCAGATGGAGGCCGCCGGGCGGCTAGCCGCTGAACATCCAGACTGCCATGTCCAGACGCATATCAACGAGAACCGCGCCGAGATCGCGCTCGCCAACGAGCTTTATCCCGAGCCGGGCGACTATGCCGGCATCTACCAGCATTATGGCCTGATCGGCCCCAAGAGCCTGCTCGGCCACTGCATCCACATGACCGACCGCGAATGGCGGCGCTTTGCCGAAACTGGCACGGTCGCCGTCTTCTGCCCGACCTCGAACCTTTTCCTCGGCTCGGGCCTGTTCGACTGGGCCCGAGCCCGCGCGGAGGGCGTGCCGGTCGCCGTCGCGACCGATATCGGCGGCGGCACCTCCTATTCGATGCTGCGGACGATGTCGGAGGCCTACAAGGTGCTGCAGTTGCAGGGGCAGTCGCTCTCGGCCTTCGCCGCGCTCCACGCCATCACGCTCGGCAACGCCAAGGCGCTGAAGCTCGACCATCTGATCGGCTCGCTGGAGCCCGGCCACGAGGCCGACATCGTCGTGCTCGACGCGGGCGCCCAGCGCGCCATGGCGCACCGGCTGGAGACGGCGCGCGATCTGGCCGAGGAGCTGTTCGTGCTGGTCACGCTCGGCGACGAGCGCAACGTCGTCGGGACCTATGTGATGGGGGAGCGGGTGGAACGGCCGCCATGTTCAACACATTGA
- a CDS encoding alpha/beta fold hydrolase → MSPATILRALGLLAALAVAVLPPPAAAEGAPIGEPLRQENGFLRVQAKGREVRLESLIVRPEGATGRLPLAIITHGRNSSSLSMGDLRAARYATLARDLARRGWLAAVVMRRGAGQSDGPLPSLASCPAPDIAGSFGDDADDIEGALRALQARPDVDGQRVILLGESAGGATAMSLMRRKPPGLRGVVNVAGGLNLEGCTERGQDALVAAMTAWQGPDAVPQLWIYARNDELFPPSLVARMRKAALDAGADVRFIDLPELKPRGHMAFLHGQGRHLWLREMDASLRAWGLPTIPSDRGRSFHVKLGLTTRLDVFERYFTGPGERAMALSRSKKEFRYWFGTTDLETAKANALRDCGALATDCVIAFENDRFLLDEPK, encoded by the coding sequence TTGAGTCCTGCGACGATTCTGCGTGCCCTCGGCCTGCTGGCGGCGCTGGCCGTCGCAGTCCTTCCCCCTCCCGCTGCAGCAGAAGGCGCCCCGATCGGCGAGCCGCTGCGGCAGGAAAACGGCTTCCTGCGCGTCCAGGCGAAGGGGCGCGAGGTCCGGCTCGAAAGCCTGATCGTGCGGCCCGAGGGCGCGACCGGGCGGCTGCCGCTGGCGATCATCACCCATGGCCGCAACAGCAGTTCGCTCAGCATGGGCGATCTGCGGGCGGCCCGCTACGCCACGCTGGCGCGCGACCTCGCCCGCCGGGGCTGGCTCGCCGCGGTGGTGATGCGCCGCGGTGCCGGACAGTCCGACGGGCCGCTGCCGTCTCTGGCCTCCTGCCCTGCCCCGGATATCGCCGGCTCATTCGGCGACGACGCTGATGACATCGAGGGCGCGCTGCGCGCCCTCCAGGCACGACCGGATGTGGATGGGCAGCGGGTGATCCTGCTCGGGGAATCGGCCGGCGGCGCCACGGCGATGTCGTTGATGCGCCGCAAGCCGCCAGGCCTGCGCGGCGTCGTCAACGTCGCCGGCGGGCTCAATCTCGAGGGCTGCACCGAGCGCGGACAGGACGCGCTGGTCGCGGCCATGACCGCCTGGCAGGGGCCGGACGCTGTGCCGCAACTCTGGATCTATGCCCGCAACGACGAGCTCTTTCCGCCGTCCCTGGTCGCGCGCATGCGCAAGGCGGCGCTCGATGCCGGGGCGGATGTGCGCTTCATCGACCTGCCGGAGCTCAAGCCGCGCGGCCACATGGCCTTCCTGCATGGACAGGGGCGCCATTTGTGGCTGCGCGAGATGGACGCCTCGCTGCGTGCCTGGGGCCTGCCGACGATCCCCAGCGATCGGGGCCGCTCCTTCCACGTCAAGCTCGGCCTGACCACGCGGCTCGATGTGTTCGAGCGCTATTTCACGGGCCCCGGCGAGCGGGCGATGGCGCTGAGCCGCAGCAAGAAGGAGTTCCGCTACTGGTTCGGCACGACCGATCTCGAGACCGCAAAGGCCAATGCGCTGCGCGACTGCGGAGCTCTGGCAACCGACTGCGTCATCGCCTTCGAGAACGACCGTTTCCTGCTGGACGAGCCGAAATGA
- a CDS encoding NADP-dependent malic enzyme produces the protein MKSNLSPDLRSGALVYHRQPRPGKIEIQATKPLGNQRDLALAYSPGVAAACEAIVDDPSQAAELTSRQNLVAVITNGTAVLGLGDIGPLASKPVMEGKAVLFKKFAGIDCFDIEVEQKNIEKFVEVVAALEPTFGGINLEDIKGPECFEIEEQLKARMNIPVFHDDQHGTAIIVSAAILNGLDLSGKKIGDVKIVVSGAGAAALACLNLLVELGAQRKNIWVTDLEGVVHKGRNTLMDRWKEIYAQETDARTLAEVIPGADVFLGLSAAGVLKPEMARAMGPKPLILALANPNPEITPEDALAVRPDAMICTGRSDYPNQVNNVLCFPYIFRGALDVQATTINEAMKLAAVRAIAALAREATSDIAARAYGGESSTFGATSLIPNPFDPRLIIRIAPAVAQAAMATGVARKPLPDIDAYREELSRFVFRSGFIMKPLFAQAKADPKRVIYAEGEDERVLRAAQVALEEGLAIPILIGRPSVIESRVQRFGLSIRPGIDCEVINPEDDPRYRDYVQTYLDIAGRRGITPEAARSLVRTNNTVIAALAVARGEADAMITGLEGRFMSRLRHIKDIIGLAPGVCDISAMTLIITNKGAFFLADTHVKHDPSAEEIADMTVLAASHVARFGIEPKIALLSHSDFGAADTPSALKMRKALGLIRERAPDLECDGEMEADTALVAMVRERVLPSSRLKGVANVLIFPNLDAANIAYQFAKVLADALPVGPILIGAAKPVHILTGSVTARGVVNMTAVAVVEAQERAAAAG, from the coding sequence ATGAAGAGCAACCTGTCCCCCGATCTCCGCTCCGGCGCGCTCGTCTACCACCGCCAGCCCCGCCCCGGTAAGATCGAGATCCAGGCGACCAAGCCGCTCGGCAACCAGCGCGACCTCGCGCTGGCCTATTCGCCCGGCGTCGCCGCCGCCTGCGAGGCGATCGTGGACGATCCTTCCCAGGCTGCGGAGCTGACCTCGCGGCAGAACCTCGTCGCCGTCATCACCAACGGCACCGCCGTGCTGGGGCTGGGCGACATCGGGCCGCTCGCCTCCAAGCCGGTGATGGAGGGCAAGGCCGTCCTGTTCAAGAAATTCGCCGGGATCGATTGCTTCGATATCGAGGTCGAGCAGAAGAACATCGAGAAGTTCGTCGAGGTCGTCGCGGCGCTGGAGCCGACCTTCGGCGGCATCAATCTCGAGGACATCAAGGGCCCGGAATGCTTCGAGATCGAGGAGCAGCTCAAGGCCCGGATGAACATCCCGGTCTTCCATGACGACCAGCATGGCACGGCGATCATCGTCTCGGCGGCCATCCTCAACGGGCTCGACCTGTCGGGCAAGAAGATCGGCGACGTCAAGATCGTCGTGTCGGGCGCGGGCGCAGCCGCGCTGGCCTGCCTCAACCTGCTGGTCGAGCTCGGCGCGCAGCGCAAGAACATCTGGGTCACCGACCTGGAAGGCGTCGTCCACAAGGGCCGCAACACCCTGATGGACCGCTGGAAGGAAATCTACGCGCAGGAGACCGACGCCCGCACCCTGGCCGAGGTGATCCCCGGCGCCGACGTGTTCCTCGGTCTCTCGGCCGCCGGCGTGCTGAAGCCCGAAATGGCCAGGGCGATGGGTCCCAAGCCGCTGATCCTGGCGCTGGCCAACCCCAATCCCGAGATCACGCCCGAGGACGCGCTGGCCGTGCGCCCCGACGCGATGATCTGCACCGGGCGCTCCGACTATCCCAACCAGGTCAACAACGTCCTCTGCTTCCCCTACATCTTCCGCGGCGCGCTCGACGTGCAGGCGACGACGATCAACGAGGCGATGAAGCTCGCCGCCGTGCGCGCCATTGCGGCGCTGGCGCGCGAGGCGACGTCGGACATCGCGGCGCGTGCCTATGGCGGCGAATCCTCGACCTTCGGCGCGACCTCACTGATCCCCAACCCGTTCGACCCGCGGCTGATCATCCGGATCGCGCCGGCCGTGGCGCAGGCGGCGATGGCGACCGGCGTGGCGCGCAAGCCCCTTCCCGACATCGACGCCTATCGCGAGGAGCTGTCGCGCTTCGTCTTCCGCTCCGGCTTCATCATGAAGCCGCTCTTCGCCCAGGCGAAGGCTGACCCCAAGCGCGTGATCTATGCCGAGGGTGAGGACGAGCGCGTGCTGCGGGCGGCGCAGGTGGCGCTGGAGGAGGGGCTCGCGATCCCGATCCTGATCGGTCGCCCGAGCGTGATCGAAAGCCGCGTGCAGCGTTTCGGCCTGTCGATCCGGCCGGGCATCGACTGCGAGGTGATCAACCCCGAGGACGACCCGCGCTATCGCGACTATGTCCAGACCTATCTCGACATCGCCGGCCGCCGCGGCATCACGCCGGAGGCCGCCCGCTCGCTTGTGCGCACCAACAACACGGTGATCGCGGCGCTCGCAGTGGCGCGCGGCGAGGCCGATGCGATGATCACCGGCCTCGAGGGCCGGTTCATGTCGCGGCTGCGGCACATCAAGGACATCATCGGGCTGGCACCCGGCGTCTGCGACATCTCGGCGATGACGCTGATCATCACCAACAAGGGCGCCTTCTTCCTCGCCGACACCCATGTGAAGCATGATCCCAGCGCCGAGGAGATCGCGGACATGACAGTGCTGGCGGCAAGCCACGTCGCCCGCTTCGGCATCGAGCCCAAGATCGCGCTGCTCTCGCACTCCGATTTCGGCGCCGCCGATACGCCCTCGGCGCTCAAGATGCGCAAGGCGCTGGGCCTGATCCGCGAGCGCGCACCGGATCTGGAATGCGATGGCGAGATGGAAGCCGATACCGCGCTGGTGGCGATGGTGCGCGAGCGCGTGCTGCCCTCCTCGCGGCTGAAGGGCGTGGCCAACGTGTTGATCTTCCCCAACCTGGACGCCGCCAACATCGCCTACCAGTTCGCCAAGGTGCTGGCAGATGCGCTGCCGGTCGGGCCGATCCTGATCGGCGCGGCCAAGCCCGTGCACATCCTCACCGGCTCGGTGACCGCGCGCGGCGTCGTCAACATGACGGCGGTGGCGGTGGTCGAGGCGCAGGAGCGGGCGGCGGCGGCCGGCTGA
- a CDS encoding BLUF domain-containing protein → MVMSLIYSSHCRLPDGHHFEDGMESIRTVAAAQNHVFDITGFMFFFDRKFVQIIEGDFDNVANLYKCIRRDARHDSCRIVEFCEIPQRCFAPGMLAHSIEFIRDNAAELQVKMRFLNKFIGESGRDSIKIRDLLLSIASELQKKSHFPKGNATHRSGFAAPVARTAAGHA, encoded by the coding sequence ATGGTCATGTCGCTGATATACAGCAGCCATTGTCGGCTGCCTGACGGCCATCATTTCGAAGACGGAATGGAGTCGATCCGGACCGTAGCGGCCGCACAGAATCATGTCTTCGATATCACAGGCTTCATGTTCTTCTTCGACCGGAAATTCGTCCAGATCATCGAGGGCGACTTCGACAACGTCGCCAACCTCTACAAATGCATCCGCCGGGACGCGCGGCATGACAGCTGCCGCATCGTCGAATTCTGTGAAATCCCCCAGCGTTGCTTCGCGCCGGGGATGCTGGCTCACTCGATCGAGTTCATCCGCGACAACGCGGCCGAGTTGCAGGTGAAGATGCGGTTCCTGAACAAGTTTATCGGCGAGTCCGGCCGGGATTCGATCAAGATCCGCGACCTGCTGCTATCGATCGCCTCCGAACTGCAGAAGAAGAGCCATTTCCCCAAAGGCAATGCGACCCATCGGTCCGGATTCGCCGCGCCGGTCGCCAGAACCGCGGCCGGCCACGCCTGA
- a CDS encoding D-amino-acid transaminase: protein MSRIVYVNGAYLPEEDAKISIFDRGFIFGDGIYEVSAVIGGKLVDCEAHLARLERSCGEIRLALPWSKAELVAIHEELIKRNSLDEGGIYLQVSRGAADRDFPFPKDVTPTLVMFTQARNFVNAPAVKTGIKVVSTPDLRWARRDIKSVNLLAPVLAKQFAAESGAQEAWMIEDGVVTEGASSTAWIVKGKTLISRPLSNKVLPGITRMAVLAYIAETGFAFEEREFTLAEALDAEEAFITSATSLVMPVTTIDGHSIHNGAPGPTALRLREIYIDFARKGGVLG, encoded by the coding sequence ATGTCCCGCATTGTCTATGTGAACGGCGCCTATCTCCCCGAGGAGGATGCCAAGATCTCGATCTTCGACCGCGGCTTCATCTTCGGCGACGGCATCTACGAGGTTTCGGCCGTGATCGGCGGCAAGCTGGTCGATTGCGAGGCGCATCTGGCCCGGCTCGAACGCTCCTGCGGCGAGATCCGGTTGGCCCTGCCCTGGTCGAAGGCCGAGCTGGTTGCGATCCACGAGGAACTGATCAAGCGCAACAGCCTCGACGAAGGCGGCATCTATCTGCAGGTCTCGCGCGGCGCGGCCGATCGCGACTTCCCCTTCCCGAAGGACGTCACGCCGACGCTGGTGATGTTCACCCAGGCCCGCAACTTCGTGAACGCCCCGGCGGTGAAGACCGGCATCAAGGTCGTTTCGACACCGGATCTGCGCTGGGCCCGGCGCGACATCAAGAGCGTCAACCTGCTCGCCCCGGTGCTGGCCAAGCAGTTCGCAGCCGAAAGCGGCGCGCAGGAAGCCTGGATGATCGAGGACGGCGTCGTCACCGAGGGCGCCTCGTCGACCGCCTGGATCGTCAAGGGCAAGACGCTGATCTCGCGGCCGCTCTCCAACAAGGTCCTGCCCGGCATCACCCGCATGGCCGTGCTGGCCTATATCGCAGAAACGGGCTTCGCCTTCGAGGAGCGCGAATTCACGCTGGCCGAGGCGCTGGACGCCGAGGAGGCCTTCATCACCTCCGCCACCAGCCTCGTCATGCCGGTGACGACGATCGACGGCCACAGCATCCACAACGGCGCCCCGGGCCCGACCGCGCTGCGCCTGCGCGAAATCTATATCGATTTTGCCCGCAAGGGCGGCGTGCTGGGGTGA
- a CDS encoding peptide ABC transporter substrate-binding protein: MPGIRSLSFVLTIGLVLATAGAALAQGVLHRSHDGDPGSLDPLRTTSVAEAHLLRDLYEGLVIHTMKGEIAPGVAESWTTSEDGLVWRFMLRRDARWSNGEPVTASDFVFSLRRMVDPRSGAPYATLLDPILNAERIHKAAEGARVEDLGVSAPEPGLLEIRLERPTPHLLELLAHQAALPVHPATADRPGRLAARVADWVSNGPYVLKEFVPSSHIRLDRNPAFHSAAEVRIETVISYPIADAAVAARRFVAGELHLTTDIPTDQIAALRGRLGAQVRVSPALGTYFLLLNTAKAPFSDARLRRALSLAIDREFIAERVWAGTMLPAYGVIPPHIGNYGERAELDFKAASPLEREDEAKRLMAAAGYGAGVPLRIELRYNRNDNNRRTIAAIAEQWAAIGVETSLIETDSAAHFAHLREGGDFDVARYGWIGDYSDPQTFLFLFRSDNTAFNVGRYADPQFDALLGLAAGEADLARRAAILREADSLIVRDQPWIPVLHYSHKNLVSNRLAGFAPNPQGAIPSRFLSFRP; this comes from the coding sequence ATGCCTGGAATTCGGAGCCTCTCATTCGTTCTGACGATCGGGTTGGTGCTCGCGACGGCTGGGGCCGCGCTGGCCCAAGGCGTCCTTCATCGCAGCCATGACGGCGACCCTGGCAGTCTCGATCCGCTGCGGACGACGAGCGTCGCCGAGGCGCATCTGCTGCGCGACCTCTATGAGGGCCTCGTCATCCATACGATGAAGGGCGAGATCGCGCCGGGCGTGGCGGAGAGTTGGACGACCAGCGAGGACGGGCTGGTCTGGCGCTTCATGCTGCGTCGGGATGCGCGCTGGTCGAATGGCGAGCCGGTGACGGCGTCCGACTTCGTGTTCTCGCTGCGGCGCATGGTCGATCCGCGCTCGGGCGCGCCCTATGCGACCCTGCTCGATCCGATCCTGAACGCCGAGCGCATCCACAAGGCGGCCGAAGGTGCGCGCGTGGAGGATCTCGGCGTGTCGGCCCCGGAGCCCGGGCTGCTCGAAATCCGGCTGGAACGTCCGACGCCGCATCTGCTCGAACTGCTGGCGCACCAGGCCGCGCTGCCTGTCCACCCGGCGACCGCGGACCGGCCCGGCCGGCTGGCCGCGCGGGTGGCGGACTGGGTCTCGAACGGCCCCTATGTGCTGAAGGAATTCGTGCCCAGTTCCCATATCCGGCTGGACCGCAACCCCGCCTTCCACAGCGCCGCCGAGGTCCGCATCGAAACGGTGATCTCCTACCCCATCGCCGATGCGGCGGTCGCGGCGCGGCGCTTCGTGGCGGGCGAGCTGCACCTGACCACCGACATCCCCACCGACCAGATCGCGGCCCTGCGAGGGCGGCTGGGCGCACAGGTCCGCGTCTCTCCGGCGCTCGGCACCTATTTCCTGCTGCTCAACACGGCCAAAGCCCCCTTCTCCGATGCGCGGCTGCGCCGGGCGCTGTCGCTCGCGATCGACCGGGAGTTCATCGCCGAGCGCGTCTGGGCCGGCACCATGCTGCCGGCCTATGGCGTGATCCCTCCCCATATCGGCAATTATGGCGAACGCGCCGAACTCGACTTCAAGGCCGCCTCCCCGCTCGAACGTGAAGACGAGGCGAAGCGGCTGATGGCGGCCGCGGGCTACGGAGCCGGCGTGCCGCTGCGCATCGAGCTGCGCTACAACCGCAATGACAACAACCGGCGCACCATTGCGGCCATCGCGGAGCAATGGGCGGCGATCGGCGTCGAGACGTCACTGATCGAGACCGACAGCGCGGCGCATTTCGCCCATCTGCGCGAGGGCGGCGATTTCGACGTCGCCCGCTATGGCTGGATCGGCGACTATTCCGATCCGCAGACCTTCCTCTTCCTGTTCCGGAGCGACAACACTGCCTTCAATGTCGGTCGCTATGCCGATCCGCAGTTCGACGCGCTGTTGGGGCTCGCGGCCGGCGAAGCCGATCTCGCCAGGCGCGCCGCGATCCTGCGGGAGGCCGACAGCCTGATCGTCCGCGACCAACCCTGGATCCCGGTGCTGCACTATTCGCACAAGAACCTCGTCTCGAACCGGCTCGCCGGCTTCGCGCCGAACCCGCAAGGCGCGATCCCCTCGCGCTTCCTGAGCTTTCGCCCCTGA
- a CDS encoding GSU2403 family nucleotidyltransferase fold protein: protein MAEIAYHSSLAHSAYYDLLNALRDETVSELRGAPTRVERNGRVYWYDSYRVGTEVKKAYIGEDSSQLRQRLDGAATIKAAAVERRSQRTRLIRILRAEGFLPIDAATGSLVAALAATGVFRLGGTLVGTLAFRLYEGELGVGYRLDDAAQTNDIDIASFERLSLAVQDSVEEGLPRLLGDLAFEPVPGLDRHRSWRWRQSRKNLLVEFLTPSFTDTEDTRPLQALGVHAQSLHYLNFLLAEPILAALCYRNGVLVQIPRPERFAIHKLIVSDRRREGADSLKSIKDRRQAAFLIEILARDRPDELREAYQDALARGPRWRERLAAALARMEGTKMLLDAL from the coding sequence ATGGCCGAGATCGCTTATCACTCATCACTGGCCCACAGCGCCTACTACGATCTGCTCAACGCGCTGCGGGACGAAACGGTTTCCGAGCTGCGCGGCGCTCCGACCCGTGTCGAGCGCAATGGCCGCGTTTACTGGTACGACAGCTACCGCGTCGGCACCGAGGTCAAGAAAGCTTACATCGGCGAGGACAGCTCGCAATTGAGGCAGCGTCTGGACGGGGCGGCGACCATCAAGGCTGCGGCGGTCGAGCGACGCAGCCAGCGCACGCGCCTGATCCGGATCCTCCGGGCGGAAGGCTTCCTTCCGATCGACGCCGCCACCGGGAGCCTCGTGGCGGCGCTGGCAGCGACGGGCGTGTTTCGACTTGGCGGCACCCTCGTCGGCACGCTGGCTTTTCGTCTTTACGAGGGCGAACTCGGCGTGGGCTACCGGCTCGACGATGCCGCCCAGACCAACGACATCGATATTGCCAGTTTCGAGCGATTGTCGCTGGCGGTGCAGGACAGTGTCGAGGAAGGCCTGCCGCGACTGCTCGGCGATTTGGCCTTCGAACCCGTTCCGGGGCTGGATCGCCACAGGAGCTGGCGCTGGCGGCAGAGCCGCAAGAACCTGTTGGTTGAGTTCCTGACGCCGTCCTTTACCGACACGGAGGACACCAGGCCCCTGCAGGCATTGGGCGTGCACGCCCAATCGCTCCACTATCTCAATTTCCTGCTCGCGGAGCCGATCCTCGCCGCGCTCTGCTATCGCAACGGCGTTCTCGTCCAGATACCCCGGCCGGAGCGCTTCGCGATCCACAAGCTGATCGTGTCCGACCGGCGGCGAGAAGGAGCCGACAGCCTGAAATCGATCAAGGACCGCCGACAGGCGGCGTTCCTGATCGAAATCCTTGCGCGCGATCGTCCTGATGAACTGCGAGAGGCCTATCAGGACGCCTTGGCCCGCGGCCCACGCTGGCGCGAGCGACTCGCCGCTGCGCTGGCTCGCATGGAGGGAACGAAGATGCTTCTGGACGCTCTGTAG
- the xdhA gene encoding xanthine dehydrogenase small subunit, which produces MRDTLRFLLGDELIEIANCDPTLTLLDWLRLERRLTGSKEGCAEGDCGACTVVVGRLDRGRLRYEAINACIRFLPTLDGCQVLTVEHLKGPEGSLHPVQQAMVDCHGSQCGFCTPGIVMSLFALWLNEDAPSVSRIEDALAGNLCRCTGYEPIIAAAQRMSSGGGDRPDREAVTARLHDLEDDDTLALSGPHGRFFAPATVAGLADLVAAHPQATLVAGATDVGLWVTKGMRRLDPVIFLGRIMALREIADRGDHLVFGAMATHAEARPVLASLSPQLDELMRRFGGEQVRNAGTISGNIANGSPIGDLPPALIALGARLVLAKATPDGVTRRDIPLEDFFLDYRKQDRREGEFVEAVIVPRPGSDALIHVSKVSKRFDEDISAVCGAFLLRRDSAGRIAEARLAYGGMAGTPKRAAAAETALTGRNWDEAAVNAAIAALARDFTPLSDMRASAGYRLTVAGNLLRRFLIETTQPDIETRVAGQLAEAAHG; this is translated from the coding sequence ATGCGTGACACGCTCCGCTTCCTCCTCGGCGACGAGTTGATCGAGATCGCAAACTGCGATCCGACGTTGACGCTGCTGGACTGGCTGCGGCTGGAACGGCGCCTGACCGGCAGCAAGGAAGGCTGCGCCGAGGGCGATTGCGGCGCCTGCACCGTCGTCGTCGGCCGGCTCGATCGCGGGCGGCTGCGCTACGAGGCGATCAATGCCTGCATCCGCTTCCTGCCGACGCTGGACGGCTGCCAGGTGCTGACGGTCGAGCATCTGAAAGGCCCGGAAGGCAGCCTGCATCCGGTGCAGCAGGCGATGGTCGACTGTCACGGCTCGCAATGCGGCTTCTGCACGCCGGGCATCGTGATGTCGCTCTTCGCACTCTGGCTGAACGAGGATGCGCCATCCGTCTCGCGTATCGAGGATGCGCTGGCGGGCAATCTCTGCCGCTGCACCGGCTATGAACCGATCATCGCGGCGGCGCAGCGCATGTCGTCCGGCGGCGGCGACAGGCCGGACCGCGAGGCGGTCACCGCGAGGCTGCATGATCTCGAAGACGACGACACGCTCGCCCTCTCCGGACCCCACGGGCGCTTCTTCGCGCCGGCCACCGTCGCGGGGCTGGCGGATCTGGTGGCCGCCCATCCGCAGGCGACGCTGGTCGCGGGTGCGACCGATGTCGGGCTCTGGGTGACGAAGGGCATGCGGCGGCTCGACCCCGTCATCTTCCTCGGGCGCATCATGGCACTGCGGGAGATCGCGGATCGGGGCGATCACCTCGTCTTCGGCGCGATGGCGACCCATGCGGAGGCTCGCCCGGTGCTGGCGTCGCTCTCGCCGCAACTCGACGAGCTGATGCGCCGCTTCGGCGGCGAACAGGTCCGCAATGCCGGCACGATCAGCGGCAACATCGCCAATGGCTCGCCAATCGGCGACCTGCCGCCCGCGCTGATTGCGCTGGGGGCGAGGCTGGTGCTGGCGAAGGCGACGCCGGACGGAGTGACACGCCGCGACATCCCGCTGGAAGACTTCTTTCTCGACTACCGCAAGCAGGACCGGCGCGAGGGCGAGTTCGTCGAGGCGGTGATCGTGCCCAGGCCGGGCTCCGATGCGCTCATCCATGTCTCGAAGGTCTCCAAGCGCTTCGACGAGGACATCTCCGCCGTCTGCGGCGCCTTCCTGCTGCGGCGCGATTCCGCCGGCCGCATCGCGGAAGCCCGTCTGGCCTATGGCGGGATGGCGGGCACGCCCAAACGCGCCGCCGCCGCGGAGACCGCGCTGACCGGCCGGAACTGGGACGAGGCGGCCGTGAATGCGGCCATCGCCGCGCTGGCCCGCGATTTCACGCCGCTCAGCGACATGAGGGCCTCGGCCGGCTACCGGCTGACGGTTGCGGGGAACCTGCTGCGGCGGTTCCTGATCGAGACGACGCAGCCCGATATCGAGACACGCGTGGCCGGCCAACTCGCGGAGGCTGCCCATGGCTGA